Proteins encoded together in one Ferroglobus placidus DSM 10642 window:
- a CDS encoding ABC transporter ATP-binding protein, which produces MALEIRNVKKSFGDLKVLDGVSFEVEKGEFACIVGESGCGKTTLLKIVAGLVKADEGEVLYDGRELKTEDIAFVFQDDRLLPWRTALENVMFSLEMRMRELDKKRREEIAKSFLELVGLKGFENYYPHQLSGGMRQRVGICRALAVNPKVLLMDEPFASLDAQTRNRMQLELLRIWERERKTILFVTHSVDEAVFLADKVVVLSPRPTKVLKVLEINLERPRDRTSPEFIGYRREIINFLQGSSFLI; this is translated from the coding sequence ATGGCGCTTGAAATCAGAAACGTGAAGAAGAGTTTTGGAGATTTAAAAGTTCTCGACGGAGTGAGCTTTGAAGTAGAGAAAGGCGAGTTCGCTTGTATTGTAGGGGAGTCCGGATGCGGAAAAACAACTCTGCTTAAGATAGTGGCTGGACTTGTTAAAGCAGATGAGGGAGAAGTTTTATACGATGGGAGAGAGCTGAAAACGGAAGACATAGCTTTCGTTTTTCAGGACGATCGTCTTTTGCCTTGGAGAACCGCCTTAGAAAACGTGATGTTTTCCTTGGAGATGAGAATGCGAGAGCTGGATAAGAAGCGGAGGGAAGAGATAGCAAAGAGTTTCCTTGAACTCGTGGGATTGAAAGGATTCGAAAACTACTACCCCCACCAGCTCAGCGGAGGAATGAGGCAGCGAGTCGGAATTTGTCGAGCTTTAGCGGTAAATCCTAAAGTGCTGCTCATGGATGAACCCTTTGCAAGTCTCGACGCTCAGACGAGGAACAGGATGCAACTCGAACTTCTGAGGATTTGGGAAAGGGAAAGAAAAACTATTCTTTTCGTAACCCACAGCGTTGACGAGGCTGTTTTCTTGGCAGATAAAGTCGTCGTTCTTTCTCCACGCCCGACAAAAGTCCTGAAAGTTTTGGAAATTAATCTGGAGAGACCGAGGGACAGGACTTCTCCAGAGTTCATAGGATACAGAAGAGAAATTATAA
- a CDS encoding ABC transporter permease, which produces MNQKIYSALLFISLWYLLYFLNVLPAFHVVVVTFLELVVEAEPVLGKTLLQHAASSLLRVLAGATVAFSLSIPLGILMWFSRTYNLLHPAIEVLRPIPPLAWIPLSYILFASFPNPTVFAQIFIVAVGAFFPSFVTISDYVRGIPQEFIELAKVFGARNFDLLTKIVLPYSLPGIITGIRVGLGVGWMSIIAAEMIASSGSGLGYFILVMYEVGGRMPEILAGMAMIGLIGYLMNTLLFKLEERFPWRLKSET; this is translated from the coding sequence TTGAACCAGAAAATTTATTCCGCTCTCCTCTTCATCTCTCTCTGGTACCTCTTATATTTTCTGAACGTTCTTCCAGCCTTTCACGTAGTTGTCGTAACTTTTTTAGAGCTTGTTGTTGAAGCGGAGCCTGTTCTTGGAAAGACTCTCCTTCAGCATGCAGCTTCGAGCCTATTAAGAGTTTTAGCTGGAGCAACAGTAGCTTTTTCCCTCTCAATCCCCCTCGGAATTTTGATGTGGTTTTCGAGGACATACAATCTCTTACATCCAGCTATAGAGGTTCTAAGACCAATTCCCCCTCTTGCATGGATCCCCCTCTCTTACATTCTCTTCGCCTCATTCCCCAACCCAACGGTTTTCGCTCAAATTTTTATCGTAGCTGTCGGAGCTTTCTTTCCAAGCTTCGTAACGATTTCCGATTACGTCAGAGGGATTCCTCAGGAGTTCATCGAATTGGCGAAAGTTTTTGGTGCGAGAAACTTTGATTTGTTAACGAAAATAGTTCTTCCTTATTCCCTCCCCGGGATAATCACCGGTATTAGGGTTGGACTCGGGGTTGGATGGATGAGCATAATCGCTGCCGAGATGATTGCTTCCTCAGGCTCTGGTTTAGGATATTTCATTCTCGTCATGTACGAAGTCGGAGGGAGAATGCCGGAAATACTTGCTGGAATGGCTATGATCGGTCTTATAGGATATTTGATGAATACTCTTCTTTTTAAACTGGAGGAAAGATTTCCATGGCGCTTGAAATCAGAAACGTGA